In Anseongella ginsenosidimutans, one genomic interval encodes:
- a CDS encoding c-type cytochrome, which yields MMRSLLILAAILCLFGACDNKQELKKKKYIAEGMVLYRNHCQNCHQTNGTGFEKLIPPLTDTLYLRLNRDRLACIIRYGMDEAITINGQVYNQPMVPNEKLTDMEIAEILTYITNAFGNSQEMFTIREVRLALQSCGEAGVESEAGIESNAGIQP from the coding sequence ATGATGCGAAGCCTGCTCATACTGGCAGCAATTCTTTGCCTGTTTGGCGCCTGCGATAATAAGCAGGAACTTAAAAAAAAGAAATATATCGCCGAAGGAATGGTGCTGTACCGGAATCATTGCCAGAACTGCCACCAGACAAATGGAACAGGCTTTGAAAAGCTTATTCCTCCCCTTACCGACACGCTGTACCTGCGCCTGAACAGGGACAGGCTCGCCTGTATTATCCGTTACGGTATGGATGAGGCCATTACCATTAACGGCCAGGTTTACAATCAGCCAATGGTGCCCAATGAAAAGCTGACCGACATGGAAATCGCCGAAATACTCACCTATATCACCAATGCTTTCGGCAACAGCCAGGAGATGTTCACCATCCGGGAAGTCCGTCTGGCGTTGCAATCCTGCGGCGAAGCCGGTGTAGAGAGCGAAGCCGGTATAGAGAGCAACGCTGGTATCCAGCCTTAA
- a CDS encoding cation:proton antiporter yields the protein MLLLFDFSLPLTDPVLVFSLVLFIILFSPIILKRLRIPSLLGLILAGILVGPNGFNILMLDSSIVLFGTVGLLYIMFLAGLELDMNEFKKSRHRSVIFGLLTFAIPMLVGLPVCYFLLDFDPVASVLISSMFATHTMVAYPIASRFGITKNEAVTISVGGTIVADTLVLLILAVITGTTEGTLNTQFWIRLIISLAIFIAIVFIGFPIIGRWFFKKIEGEKTSQYIFVLAMVFLAGFLAELAGVEPIIGAFMAGLALNRLIPHTSTLMNRIEFVGSALFIPFFLINVGMMVDMTVIFSGQRALVVAGVLTVVAIFSKWLAAWVTQVVFKYSGVQRNLIFGLTSSRVAATLAVILIGYNLGIVNENVLNGTILLILVTCLIATFATESAARKLVILESNKKQELPEMHERILIPLANPATVEERIDYALYISDKASSEPIYPLAVVRDDEEAREKLLESGKMLEKALKHASAAETPVELLTRVDLNVSNGIVRAAKEHLITHIIMGWVERSATDRFFGSILDNLLNGSGQMVSVVRFNQPLNTLRRMVLVVPRNAQLEAGFNRWIKKVKNLSRQSGADMIVYCHGDLNNLLRNLLVEKKPAVSAVFKSLDDLDDILVVSKDLKEDDMLVVVCARRGTISYQSNMDIIPSKVNRHFPGNNIIIIFPEQNSDLNYPRFESEGFEISPIQENLERISKLGRSMRKMFKS from the coding sequence ATGCTGTTACTATTCGACTTCAGCCTTCCACTGACCGATCCGGTACTGGTATTTTCACTGGTCTTGTTCATCATCTTATTTTCGCCGATTATTCTCAAGAGGCTGCGGATCCCGAGCTTACTGGGCCTGATCCTGGCCGGGATCCTGGTGGGGCCTAACGGGTTTAATATACTCATGCTTGACAGCAGCATTGTGCTTTTCGGAACAGTAGGGCTGCTGTATATTATGTTCCTTGCCGGGCTGGAGCTGGATATGAATGAATTCAAGAAAAGCCGGCACCGGAGCGTGATCTTCGGGTTGCTGACTTTTGCCATTCCAATGCTTGTCGGGCTTCCGGTTTGTTATTTCCTTCTTGACTTTGACCCGGTAGCTTCGGTGCTTATCTCCAGCATGTTTGCTACTCATACAATGGTTGCTTATCCCATTGCCAGCCGGTTTGGGATTACGAAGAACGAGGCCGTGACCATTTCCGTGGGAGGTACCATTGTCGCCGATACCCTGGTCTTGCTTATCCTGGCAGTGATCACCGGCACGACGGAAGGAACACTCAATACGCAATTCTGGATCAGGTTAATTATTTCCCTGGCCATATTCATTGCGATTGTCTTTATTGGTTTCCCGATCATCGGGCGCTGGTTCTTTAAAAAGATCGAAGGAGAGAAAACGTCCCAGTATATTTTCGTGCTGGCCATGGTGTTCCTGGCCGGATTCCTGGCGGAGCTGGCCGGCGTAGAGCCGATTATCGGGGCATTTATGGCCGGTCTTGCCCTGAACCGCCTGATCCCGCATACCTCAACCCTCATGAACCGCATTGAGTTTGTGGGAAGCGCTTTATTTATTCCCTTCTTCCTCATCAATGTAGGAATGATGGTGGATATGACCGTGATCTTTTCCGGCCAGCGTGCCCTGGTGGTGGCAGGGGTGCTTACCGTGGTCGCTATTTTCAGCAAGTGGCTTGCCGCCTGGGTTACCCAGGTAGTTTTTAAATACAGCGGAGTACAGAGAAATTTGATCTTTGGCCTTACCAGTTCGCGTGTGGCCGCCACGCTGGCCGTGATCCTCATCGGCTACAACCTGGGCATCGTCAATGAAAACGTCCTGAATGGTACCATTCTCCTGATCCTGGTCACCTGTCTGATCGCCACTTTTGCCACCGAAAGCGCTGCCCGGAAACTGGTCATCCTGGAAAGCAATAAAAAGCAGGAACTTCCTGAAATGCATGAACGCATACTTATTCCGCTTGCCAATCCTGCAACGGTGGAAGAGCGTATCGACTATGCACTATACATTTCAGATAAAGCTTCTTCGGAACCTATTTATCCCCTGGCGGTAGTGCGCGATGATGAAGAAGCCCGGGAAAAGCTCCTGGAAAGCGGGAAGATGCTGGAGAAGGCCTTGAAGCATGCTTCAGCCGCAGAAACGCCGGTAGAATTATTAACCCGGGTGGACCTGAATGTTTCCAATGGTATTGTAAGGGCAGCAAAAGAACACCTGATCACTCATATTATTATGGGATGGGTGGAGCGCAGCGCTACGGACCGCTTTTTCGGTTCTATATTGGATAATCTTTTGAACGGCAGCGGGCAAATGGTCTCTGTAGTCAGGTTCAACCAACCGTTGAATACGCTGAGAAGAATGGTGCTGGTGGTGCCCAGGAATGCCCAGCTGGAAGCCGGTTTTAACCGGTGGATCAAAAAAGTAAAAAATCTTTCCAGGCAAAGCGGGGCCGATATGATCGTTTACTGCCACGGCGATCTTAATAACCTCCTGAGAAATTTGCTGGTAGAAAAAAAGCCCGCGGTCAGCGCTGTTTTTAAATCCCTGGATGATCTTGATGATATCCTGGTTGTTTCCAAAGATCTGAAGGAAGATGATATGCTGGTCGTTGTATGCGCACGCAGAGGGACCATTTCCTATCAATCGAATATGGATATCATTCCCTCAAAAGTTAACAGGCACTTCCCCGGGAATAACATTATCATCATTTTTCCCGAGCAGAACAGCGATCTTAATTACCCTCGCTTTGAGAGCGAAGGCTTTGAAATATCTCCTATCCAGGAAAATCTTGAGCGCATCAGCAAGCTGGGACGTTCTATGCGGAAAATGTTCAAAAGCTAA
- a CDS encoding aspartate kinase produces the protein MKVLKFGGTSVGNPERIRNLMSLINRDERQIVVLSAVAGTTNDLVSICREYAEGRNPAALIDSLNGKYEDFIGDLFVSNEFRVKAKELIDAHFATISSFSAGVFTPIHERVILAQGELLSTHLFHYHLQELGIPSVLLPALDFMKINEESEPVMPSISEKLKELLAKHPANNIFITQGYICRNSFGEIDNLKRGGSDYTASLIGAALLAEEIQIWTDIDGMHNNDPRVVKNTRPIAQLSFEEAAELAYFGAKILHPQSVFPAQKYKVPVRLLNTMQPDAPGTIISDQRSEGEIKAVAAKEGIYAIKIQSSRMLLVYGFLRKVFEVFERYKTPIDMVTTSEVAVSLTIDNTKYLSEITEELEAYGQITVDREQTIICVVGDFVASKAGIAARVLDTLKHIPLRMISYGGSRNNISILLDTAYKNEALQSLQRLFN, from the coding sequence ATGAAAGTACTAAAGTTCGGCGGAACGTCGGTTGGAAACCCGGAAAGGATCCGGAACCTGATGTCCCTCATCAACAGGGATGAACGGCAAATCGTAGTATTGTCGGCGGTGGCCGGGACCACCAATGACCTGGTAAGCATCTGCAGGGAATACGCGGAAGGAAGAAACCCGGCCGCTCTGATTGATTCCCTGAACGGAAAATACGAGGATTTTATCGGGGACTTATTTGTCAGTAATGAATTCCGGGTAAAGGCAAAAGAACTGATTGACGCGCATTTCGCCACCATTTCGTCTTTCTCGGCCGGAGTGTTTACACCCATCCATGAACGGGTGATTCTGGCACAGGGCGAACTGCTTTCTACCCACCTTTTTCATTATCATCTCCAGGAATTGGGAATCCCGTCGGTGCTGCTGCCCGCGCTGGACTTTATGAAGATCAACGAGGAGTCTGAACCGGTGATGCCTTCCATTTCCGAAAAGCTTAAAGAACTCCTGGCCAAACATCCGGCGAACAATATTTTTATAACGCAGGGCTATATCTGCCGCAATTCATTTGGCGAAATTGACAACCTGAAAAGGGGAGGAAGCGATTATACCGCCTCTCTAATCGGGGCCGCCCTGCTTGCTGAGGAGATCCAGATATGGACGGATATTGACGGAATGCATAATAATGATCCCCGTGTCGTGAAAAATACCCGTCCAATTGCGCAGCTATCCTTCGAAGAGGCTGCGGAACTGGCTTATTTTGGCGCAAAGATCCTTCATCCGCAAAGTGTTTTCCCCGCGCAAAAGTATAAAGTGCCGGTACGGTTGCTGAATACGATGCAGCCGGATGCGCCCGGGACTATTATCAGCGATCAGCGAAGCGAAGGAGAAATCAAGGCGGTAGCTGCGAAGGAAGGCATTTATGCGATCAAGATACAAAGCAGCCGCATGCTGCTTGTTTACGGGTTCCTGCGAAAGGTCTTTGAAGTGTTCGAACGCTACAAAACACCTATCGATATGGTTACCACATCCGAAGTAGCAGTTTCCCTTACCATAGATAACACTAAGTATTTGAGTGAGATAACGGAAGAGTTAGAAGCTTACGGCCAGATTACGGTTGACCGGGAGCAGACGATCATCTGCGTGGTGGGTGATTTCGTGGCGTCCAAGGCAGGCATCGCCGCCCGTGTGCTGGATACGCTCAAGCATATTCCGCTCAGGATGATCTCCTACGGAGGGAGCCGCAATAATATTTCAATCTTGCTCGATACGGCCTACAAGAACGAGGCCCTGCAATCATTACAGCGTTTATTTAACTAA
- a CDS encoding phosphoglucomutase/phosphomannomutase family protein: MTKIKFGTDGWRAIIADEFTVENVQRVAYATALWLKDNASAPAAVVGNDCRFAGKLFSATVARVFASQGIKVFLAGNEFVSTPMVSLGTVKLETDLGIIITASHNPPSYNGFKIKANYGGPATPDIIDSVESRIPESVSLELNSLEEYQQEGLIEEVDLETLYCDHIQSSFDLEAIRGSGLKLAYDAMYGAGQNVMRRLFPEITFLHAENNPGFDGQAPEPIHKNLSELSEMIKLSGNIDSALATDGDADRIGFYNGKGEFVDSHHIILLLIQYLHKYQGLSGEVVTTFSCTGKIAALCSKYNLPHTITKIGFKYICDLMVNSGKSYLVGGEESGGIAVSGYLPERDGIWIGLTLWEYMAKTGRSLDDLIDDLYAEVGSFAVERYDLHVSEALKQQIIENCRSGKYTAFGKYGVIRTEDMDGYKFHFSDDSWVMIRPSGTEPVLRVYAEAASSDEAFSVLDATKAVLLG, encoded by the coding sequence ATGACTAAAATCAAATTTGGTACCGATGGATGGCGTGCAATCATCGCTGACGAATTCACGGTAGAAAACGTTCAGCGGGTTGCCTATGCAACTGCCTTATGGTTAAAAGACAATGCTTCCGCGCCTGCTGCCGTGGTGGGCAACGATTGCCGGTTTGCCGGGAAGCTTTTTTCCGCAACCGTGGCCCGGGTCTTTGCCAGCCAGGGAATTAAAGTTTTCCTGGCGGGAAATGAATTTGTTTCCACTCCCATGGTTTCCCTTGGAACGGTAAAACTGGAAACGGATCTTGGAATTATTATTACTGCAAGCCATAACCCTCCCTCCTACAACGGATTTAAGATCAAGGCGAATTACGGCGGGCCCGCAACCCCGGATATTATCGACTCGGTGGAAAGCAGGATACCCGAAAGCGTCTCACTGGAATTAAATTCGCTTGAGGAATACCAACAGGAAGGATTAATAGAAGAAGTTGACCTGGAAACGCTTTATTGTGACCATATCCAAAGCAGTTTTGACCTGGAAGCGATCCGTGGATCAGGCCTTAAGCTCGCCTACGATGCCATGTACGGAGCCGGGCAAAATGTGATGCGGCGGCTGTTCCCGGAAATAACTTTTCTGCATGCAGAGAACAATCCCGGGTTTGACGGACAGGCACCTGAGCCGATTCACAAAAATCTTTCGGAACTCTCTGAAATGATCAAACTGAGCGGCAATATTGATTCGGCCCTTGCTACAGACGGGGATGCCGACCGCATCGGGTTTTACAACGGAAAGGGCGAATTCGTCGATTCCCACCATATCATCCTGCTCCTTATTCAATACCTTCATAAATATCAGGGGCTTAGCGGCGAGGTAGTCACTACTTTTTCCTGTACCGGTAAAATCGCGGCCCTTTGCAGCAAGTATAATCTGCCCCATACCATCACCAAGATAGGCTTCAAATATATTTGTGACCTCATGGTAAATTCGGGGAAATCCTACCTCGTAGGCGGGGAAGAATCCGGAGGCATTGCCGTTTCAGGATACCTTCCGGAAAGGGACGGAATATGGATTGGCCTGACCTTATGGGAATACATGGCTAAAACGGGCCGCTCCCTGGACGACCTGATTGACGACCTGTATGCGGAAGTGGGATCGTTTGCCGTGGAACGTTATGATCTTCACGTGAGCGAAGCACTAAAGCAGCAGATCATTGAAAACTGCCGTTCGGGGAAATACACCGCTTTCGGAAAATACGGCGTCATTCGTACCGAAGACATGGATGGGTATAAATTCCATTTCAGTGACGACAGCTGGGTCATGATCCGCCCGTCGGGCACCGAACCTGTTTTGCGCGTTTACGCCGAAGCCGCCAGCTCAGATGAAGCCTTTTCCGTCCTGGATGCAACAAAAGCAGTACTATTGGGTTAA
- the lysA gene encoding diaminopimelate decarboxylase, translating into MFTAARLARFQQEETPFYFYDMDLLRQTVAACRTASEKRNFHVHYALKANVNNELLGIIREAGFGADCVSGGEVEKALENGFRKDQIVFAGVGKSDREINYALDQDIFCFNVESVQELEVINELARARNKRARIALRINPNVNANTHHYITTGLEENKFGINSWEFDTVVEKLRSLENIDCAGLHFHIGSQVTDENVFKSLCVKVNEFKEWFAERGVYFKLLNVGGGLGVDYHAPDVQPIVDFERHFAIFEQFLELDAGQEVHFELGRALVAQCGSLITKVLYIKKGINTNFAVVDAGMTELIRPALYHAYHKIENISASSAESVKYDVVGPICESSDCFGKEVELPETSRGDLMAIRTAGAYGEVMTSSYNLRPKIRPLFL; encoded by the coding sequence ATGTTCACAGCAGCCCGGTTAGCACGTTTTCAACAAGAAGAAACTCCGTTCTATTTTTATGACATGGATCTGCTGCGGCAAACGGTGGCGGCCTGCAGGACGGCATCGGAAAAGCGCAATTTCCATGTTCATTATGCGCTGAAAGCAAACGTAAATAATGAACTGCTCGGAATTATCAGGGAAGCTGGCTTTGGAGCCGACTGCGTTAGCGGCGGAGAAGTGGAAAAGGCCCTGGAAAACGGCTTCCGGAAGGATCAGATTGTATTTGCGGGCGTCGGTAAGTCCGACCGGGAAATTAATTATGCGCTTGACCAGGATATTTTTTGCTTTAATGTAGAGTCGGTTCAGGAACTGGAAGTGATCAACGAGCTGGCTCGGGCCAGGAATAAAAGGGCCCGGATTGCGCTCCGGATAAATCCCAATGTAAACGCGAATACGCATCATTATATCACAACCGGGCTGGAGGAAAATAAATTCGGCATCAATTCCTGGGAGTTTGATACCGTGGTTGAAAAACTGCGAAGCCTTGAAAATATTGATTGCGCCGGGCTTCATTTTCACATTGGTTCCCAGGTAACGGATGAGAATGTATTTAAAAGCCTTTGCGTTAAGGTAAATGAATTCAAAGAATGGTTTGCCGAACGAGGGGTTTATTTTAAATTACTGAACGTTGGTGGAGGCCTGGGAGTAGACTACCATGCGCCCGACGTGCAGCCTATTGTTGATTTTGAAAGGCATTTCGCCATATTTGAACAGTTCCTGGAACTGGACGCCGGCCAGGAAGTGCATTTTGAGCTGGGCCGTGCGCTGGTGGCCCAGTGCGGCAGCCTTATTACAAAAGTGTTGTATATAAAAAAAGGGATCAATACGAATTTCGCCGTGGTAGACGCCGGCATGACCGAGCTTATCCGCCCCGCCTTGTACCATGCCTATCACAAGATCGAGAATATTTCGGCCAGCTCCGCGGAAAGCGTTAAATACGATGTTGTAGGGCCCATTTGTGAATCCTCCGACTGCTTTGGAAAAGAGGTGGAACTGCCTGAAACCAGCCGGGGAGATCTTATGGCCATTCGTACGGCAGGGGCATATGGCGAGGTAATGACTTCTTCCTACAATTTACGTCCTAAAATCCGTCCCTTATTTCTATAG
- a CDS encoding lipocalin family protein, translating into MMKKIIPLLALAATLSGCAALQNKAPDYRKMMVGNWMLDDISVEGQEGSFKVTLFNEAPLECFSGSAWTLTRPNSLGTYVLNEGVDCQAGLQREIRWTIYKTGTGEQQFQFKRLDAEGDPMDNNVGYRLDILSLDASGMQLRDEVTVNGQPLYLVYTFSRQ; encoded by the coding sequence ATGATGAAAAAAATTATACCACTACTGGCGCTTGCTGCTACGCTTTCGGGCTGCGCAGCTCTTCAGAATAAAGCGCCCGATTACCGGAAGATGATGGTCGGAAACTGGATGCTTGATGACATCAGCGTAGAGGGACAGGAAGGAAGTTTTAAGGTGACCTTATTCAATGAAGCGCCGCTCGAATGCTTTTCAGGAAGCGCCTGGACGCTGACCCGGCCTAACAGCCTGGGCACCTATGTTTTGAATGAAGGAGTGGATTGCCAGGCAGGCCTGCAAAGGGAGATCCGCTGGACCATTTATAAAACCGGTACCGGGGAACAGCAATTCCAGTTCAAGCGGCTTGATGCGGAAGGGGACCCCATGGATAATAATGTGGGCTATCGCCTTGATATCCTGAGCCTGGATGCTTCCGGAATGCAGCTCCGTGATGAGGTGACCGTAAACGGCCAGCCGCTTTACCTGGTTTATACCTTTTCACGCCAGTAA
- a CDS encoding DUF3857 domain-containing protein: protein MESITEGYFIALLEQQLHAGKQAAYTRVIREIVTGAGVQNGSEIYISFLPDYQQLTVHEVIVWRDNKPQQRLDIDAFKVLAQESDLTRFIYNGAYTAYLLLEDIRQGDRIEYSYTVRGQNPVFGGRYYKDIYFQSSSDIAQVYSSLLVPQGREFAFRAFNDVPEVKITENDGTKRYVWEDSQVQAAEYEDYQPSWFDNYAHVQVSEYAGWEEVAKWGMEVNPVKSDYGGIFAGTVSELKATSESPADYQLAAIKLVQNDIRYMGVETGEHSHRANSPSEVLEQGYGDCKDKSLLLVALLKAGGVEAQLALVNTYYREKTGELLPSPMAFNHAVVRIGPEEGNAVWIDPTISFQGGGLRTRYFPSYGKALVLKKGASDLELIRANYEHGKIYCEETYFIPEGSDTVKLEVRTTYTHNHADDMRSMLAYSGQVETKKNYLDYYARLYPDIISIAPLDVADDEEENKLVISEYYEIKGFIEKDSLSNTGYIDFYANLINEQLPSIAASRKHPVSLNHPYDLDYKIRLITKERWKIPDDQFSIKRDAYFFHSYHSRVEDTTTLHYQFAFLKEFVPVEKARQLAADVEVLSDEQLGYRIPVYAEGYPSLAWNAILFSLVLAGLYAWLARAIYRRRTLSGEEAGEDQPQGRIGGWMILPLIGLILTPFSILGQLLSADYYSYELWQNMLNALPGQKWELISLMIFEMAGNLFVGCYAIFCVIAMLNRRDIFPKLVIGFYISNFVFLALDHGLVYLSSLPFSMEGSDVGDIAKALVGGAIWVSYFSVSTRVKDTFTVPYPRPNPLRMRLSP from the coding sequence TTGGAATCAATTACAGAAGGGTATTTCATTGCCTTACTGGAGCAACAACTGCATGCGGGGAAACAAGCCGCGTATACCCGCGTTATCCGGGAAATCGTCACCGGGGCTGGAGTGCAGAACGGTTCGGAGATCTATATAAGTTTTCTTCCGGATTATCAGCAACTAACTGTTCACGAGGTTATCGTTTGGAGAGATAATAAACCGCAGCAGCGCCTGGATATTGATGCCTTTAAAGTACTGGCACAGGAAAGCGATCTTACCCGGTTTATCTATAATGGCGCGTATACGGCCTACCTGCTTCTTGAAGATATACGCCAGGGAGACCGGATTGAATATTCCTACACGGTCAGGGGCCAGAACCCCGTATTCGGGGGCCGCTACTATAAGGATATCTATTTTCAGTCTTCTTCTGACATTGCCCAGGTGTACAGCAGCTTGCTTGTGCCTCAGGGAAGGGAATTCGCCTTCAGGGCATTCAATGACGTTCCTGAAGTAAAGATCACTGAAAACGATGGAACCAAACGATACGTGTGGGAGGATTCACAAGTGCAGGCGGCGGAATACGAGGATTATCAGCCTTCCTGGTTCGATAATTATGCACATGTCCAGGTAAGCGAATATGCCGGCTGGGAAGAAGTGGCGAAATGGGGAATGGAGGTTAATCCCGTGAAGAGTGACTACGGAGGAATATTTGCCGGAACAGTAAGCGAACTAAAGGCCACTTCCGAAAGCCCGGCGGATTACCAGCTTGCGGCCATTAAGCTGGTGCAGAACGATATTCGCTATATGGGAGTGGAAACCGGGGAGCATTCCCATCGTGCGAACAGCCCGTCTGAAGTACTGGAACAGGGATACGGGGATTGTAAGGATAAGTCATTATTACTCGTTGCTTTGCTAAAGGCGGGCGGGGTAGAGGCTCAGCTGGCCCTGGTAAACACGTACTACCGGGAGAAAACCGGAGAACTGCTGCCCTCGCCGATGGCATTTAACCATGCCGTTGTCCGGATCGGCCCCGAAGAAGGAAATGCGGTTTGGATTGACCCTACCATATCCTTTCAGGGCGGTGGTCTGAGAACGCGGTATTTTCCCTCTTATGGAAAAGCACTGGTTTTAAAGAAGGGCGCCAGCGATCTTGAACTAATCAGAGCGAATTACGAGCATGGAAAAATATACTGTGAAGAGACTTATTTTATCCCCGAAGGTAGTGATACGGTAAAGCTGGAGGTCAGGACTACCTATACCCATAATCACGCGGATGATATGCGCTCTATGCTGGCCTATTCGGGCCAGGTGGAAACGAAGAAAAATTATCTCGATTACTATGCCCGGCTATACCCGGATATTATTTCTATTGCTCCCCTTGACGTTGCTGACGATGAAGAGGAAAACAAGCTGGTCATCAGTGAATATTATGAAATTAAAGGATTTATAGAAAAGGACTCTTTGAGCAATACGGGATATATCGATTTCTATGCAAACCTGATAAATGAACAGCTGCCTTCCATTGCAGCGAGCAGGAAACATCCTGTTTCGCTAAACCATCCTTATGACCTGGACTATAAGATCCGGCTGATCACCAAAGAGCGATGGAAGATTCCTGATGATCAATTCTCCATTAAGCGGGATGCTTATTTTTTTCACAGTTATCATTCCAGGGTAGAAGATACCACGACCCTTCACTACCAGTTTGCTTTCCTGAAGGAATTCGTGCCTGTTGAAAAGGCGCGCCAGCTTGCTGCCGATGTAGAAGTGTTATCTGATGAGCAACTGGGCTACCGCATTCCGGTTTATGCCGAAGGCTACCCAAGCCTTGCCTGGAACGCCATCTTATTTTCACTGGTTTTAGCCGGGCTTTATGCATGGCTGGCCCGTGCAATTTACCGCAGAAGAACGCTTTCCGGGGAAGAAGCCGGAGAAGATCAGCCGCAGGGGAGGATAGGAGGCTGGATGATACTTCCGCTGATCGGGTTGATCCTGACTCCGTTTTCCATACTGGGACAGTTGCTGTCCGCGGACTATTACAGTTATGAGTTATGGCAGAACATGCTTAACGCTCTGCCGGGGCAAAAATGGGAATTAATTTCATTGATGATATTTGAAATGGCCGGGAACTTGTTTGTGGGCTGCTATGCGATATTTTGTGTGATTGCCATGTTGAACCGGCGGGATATCTTTCCAAAGCTGGTAATTGGTTTTTACATTTCAAATTTTGTCTTCCTGGCGCTGGATCACGGCTTAGTCTATCTTTCCAGCCTGCCCTTTTCAATGGAAGGCAGTGATGTCGGCGATATCGCTAAAGCATTGGTGGGAGGCGCTATCTGGGTTTCCTATTTTAGTGTTTCCACCCGGGTGAAAGACACCTTTACGGTGCCTTATCCCCGGCCGAATCCCCTCCGAATGCGCTTATCCCCGTGA
- a CDS encoding SCO family protein yields the protein MRIFVILAGIALLCGCSSGKDKKLPILGRQEISGNDTLYQRIADFRFMNQDSAWISNETFAGKAYVADFFFTSCPSICPIMKKQMLRVYKTFKGNSGISFLSHTIDPRHDSVPVLHEYAADLGVSSDQWHFVTGTRDSVYSLAEKSYMVATLEDETAPGGFIHGGHFILVDKNRHIRGIYDGTSEESVDQLIKDIPLLLNEGTAE from the coding sequence ATGAGAATATTCGTCATTTTGGCAGGAATCGCCCTTTTGTGCGGTTGTTCCTCCGGAAAAGATAAAAAGCTGCCTATCCTGGGGAGACAGGAGATCAGCGGAAACGATACACTGTATCAGCGCATCGCGGATTTCCGGTTTATGAACCAGGACAGCGCCTGGATCAGCAACGAAACGTTTGCCGGCAAAGCTTATGTGGCGGATTTCTTCTTCACCTCCTGTCCCAGCATTTGCCCGATCATGAAAAAACAAATGCTGCGGGTATATAAAACCTTCAAGGGGAATTCCGGCATCAGCTTTCTCTCCCATACTATTGATCCCCGCCATGATTCGGTTCCGGTATTACATGAATATGCGGCTGATCTGGGGGTTAGCAGCGATCAATGGCACTTTGTAACCGGCACGCGGGATAGTGTTTATTCCCTGGCAGAAAAAAGCTACATGGTTGCCACCCTGGAAGACGAAACCGCCCCGGGCGGATTCATTCACGGCGGTCATTTTATCCTGGTAGACAAAAACCGTCATATTCGCGGCATTTATGACGGCACTTCCGAAGAGTCCGTTGATCAGCTTATTAAAGATATTCCCCTGCTTTTAAATGAAGGAACGGCTGAATGA